The Oleispira antarctica RB-8 genome contains the following window.
TTATTATTTATGAGGCATGGTGTTAATTTATAAATTGTTCTTAAATGCTTAATAGGATGGACGCAGATTGGCCACGAGTTTGAGTAAATGCTAGAGTTAAACACATATCGTTAATTTCTAGCAGGTAAGTCTATGAACAATAACGCTGCAAATACTATCGAAATAAACAATCATACGGTTGCTGATTTAATGAGCAGCAATGTGTTATGTGTCTATGAAGGTTGGACGATTCAGCGTTTGGCTGAGTTTTTCTTAAAGAATGAAATCAGTGGCGCGCCAGTCATTGCATCCGATCATGAGCTGGTGGGTGTTGTGAGTGTGTCGGATATATTTCGTTTTGAAAATGCCGATGATGAAAGCAAAAGTGAAGCATTAAGACGCTGTTATCGAGATAGCACTGGAATTGACATCGCTAGTCGAGAAGATTTAGTCAACTGGAGTAAGAACTCTCAAACGAGTTGTACCGTGCATCAAATCATGGCGAAACAAGTGATCAGTGTCGGCATCGACAGTCGATTAAGTGATGTTTCTGCAACTATGATTGAAAATGATATTCATCGAGTATTCGTGACTAAAAATGAAAAAATTGTCGGCATTGTTTCCGCATTGGACATTCTACGCAAGTTACCCATGGCGCAGCATAAAAAACAGGGACATGCTTAATACCGTTGTGAGTAAGGTATTGCGGGTAGTGATTGCTAAAATTACAGCAACAATCGCGCAGATCAAATAGTTGTTATCAAAGCTGATATCCAATTTTTTATCATGAATAAAAACGATTGGTGCCAAAATTGCGGTTAATACCGCGGGTGCGGAATAACTCAAAAACTTAAGCGTATTTGAACTTAGCTTTACGGGTAGACGAGGCTCTAAAAATACATACCGACTAAAAAATACAATAACGGCCATGAGCAATAGGGTTAACGTAATCATTCGCCTTCTCCTGTCGCTTTGGCATACAGGGTTCCGCACGTCATGCCCAATAGTGACGCAATTAAAAGACTTGAGGGAACTTGAAAGAGTTCACATACCACAGAGCAAACTAAGCTGACCAATACACAAATTAAAATAGATGGACGATTAATTTGGGGAGCTACGATGGCGATGAACGTTGCGGCAATGGCAAAATCTAATCCCCAGCTATCAAGGTTGGGAATGGTATTACCAATTAGAATCCCTGCCGCTGAAGCAATATTCCATGTTAGATAAAAACTCAAACCGCCGCCAAGTGCATACCAAGGATTTAAAGGTTTGTTTGCTTGGTCTTTATTGTTAGCAATGATCGCAAATAACTCATCGGTTAATAAAAACCCTAAACTCAGTCGCCACTTAAGCGGTAGGGGACTTATCTGTTCTCGCATCGCCATCGAATAAAGTAAGTGCCGCGACGTAATCAAAATAGTCGTAATTAAAATACTGGTAATACCAATCCCTGCTTTAATCATACCCACAGCTACAAGCTGAGCAGCCCCTGCAAAAACGATGGCTGACATTGCTTGGCTTTCAAAAGGGTTCAAGCCTGCATCCATAGCAAGTGAGCCAGCCAATATTCCCCAAGGAATCACGGCAATGCTCAGCGGCATTACGGCTAAGGCCCCAGCAAACCAAGCTTTCCAATGGGACGAATAGAGTGTTGACGGGGTGTTTTGCGAAGACATGAAAATATAAATTTCTGATGAGAATTTATATTCATCATAACTGAAACCACTCATTATAGGCAGTACAGTGACGGTCTATTTTAGGAATACAGTAAGCACTTCTGAAATATTGAAAATAAATTTAACATCTAGATTAGATTAGTTTTATTCGGCTTTATCAATATTCATAACATTAATTGATCCATTAATGATTCTGCGATGAAAGCCATTTGATCCACATGTCGTGGGCTAAGCTTTGCAATCGTGGCGCATAAGTTGCGGTATCGTGACGAATTGTTTTAACCGACTCTGTGTCTAAGCTCGAAATTTCACAAGCATGGCCGACTAACCATTCTTCGATTCGGTGTGGCTGCACTTCAATATGAAACTGCAACGCTAATACATTTTCGCCGTAAGTGAATCCTTGGTTGGGATAAAGATCCGATGAAAATATTCTTGCAGCACCTTTCGGTAAATCAAACGTATCCCCATGCCAATGTAATACACTTTGTTGATTCAGAATAGAAAACTGATTATTTTCAGTTGCGGTGATGGTTTTCCAGCCAATCTCTTTTACGCCGCCAGGATAAACTTTTGCACCTAAGGCCGATGCAATTAATTGCGCACCGAGACAGATGCCAATTAAAGGTTGTTTGTTTTCAATACGGCTTTGAATGATGCGTTTTTCTTGTGCAAGAAACGGATATAATGTTTCTTCATAAACCCCAATAGGGCCGCCTAGTACAATTAATAAATCGCAAAAGGTTGTTTCTACAATATCAAGATGCTCGGGATTAACAGCATCAAAATATTCAACAGAGTAGCCTGCTTCTAATAATGCCGGCTGCAGGTTGCCGAGGTCTTCAAAATGGAGGTGCTGGATGACAAATGCTTTCATGTTATTTCCTCAACAATAAAATAAACGTTTAACTAATACACACTTTTAAGCCAATACAGGTGGTTGGCTCTAATACAGACGGTTCACTAAAGAGTCGTCTAAATGGCGCTGTAATTCTGTTACGTCTTCGTTCGCTCCTGAATGGGCAATCACCATTTCTGCCATCGACGGTACATCGTTATGTGGCTGGTCGCCGGTATTCCATAAATTCGATCTGATCAGGCTCTTTCCACAATGGCCCATGACATGGTCGACTTGTAGAATAATTGCAAATTTAGGCTTTATTCCTTTGATGGCCATCGATTCGCAAAGCCAATCATCTTGTGCAAGAAAAGCACGGCCTGAAACTCGTAAAGTCATGTTGATGTTAGGTATAAAAAATAATAAACCCGCGCGGGCATCACGTAGAATATTTTGACAGCTATCAATGCGGTTATTACCACGACGTTCTGGAATAGCGAGAGTATGTTGATCTAATATTTTCACAAATCCGGCAGGGTCGCCTTTCGGAGAAATATCGAAGCCATCATCTGATCCTGTTGATAATAAAACAAAGGGTGATCTCTTAATAAAACGCTGTGCGGTATCATCAAGATAATTAATCGACTTATTATCCACAATCTCTCGTGGTGGAGGAATGATTTTTCTTAGCTCATCTAAAGAAGTTATTTTGTCTAAAATTGGCTGCATAGTATTATTGACCTTCTCTTGATAAATAATCGATAATTGATTTTTTAAGCTTACTTACCAATAATTCTGTTTCTTCAGCGCTCATAATTAATGCCGGTAAAAGTAGAGCCATGACTGCCAGGAGTGAATAAACTTGCTGCTTTGCCAGAGGCTAAACAGGCGCCAATAGGAAAACCATTACCTAACGCTTTTGCTAACGTAATAATGTCGGGTTTAAGGTTGAAATTCTGATAGGAAAACCATGAGCCTGTGCGGCCAATACCCGATTGAATTTCGTCTAACATCAGTAACCAATCATTATCAGAGCACATTGTACTTAGCTTATTTAAGTACTCAGGGCTTGCGATTCTCACGCCACTTTCACCTTGAATCGGCTCTATTAAAACAGCGACGATATCTTTTTTATTTTCCCCTAAGTTATCTAAAGCATTCATGTCGTTAAATGGTAATTCTAAAAATCCCTCCACCAAAGGCCCAAAACCATGACGGGCATTAGGGCTGTCGGTTGCGCTTAACATCGCCAACGTGCGGCCGTGAAATGCTCCCGACATAACTATGACTAAAGGATTTTTTATGCCTTTTTTATGTCCGTGCAAGCGAGCAAGTTTCAATGCAGTTTCATTTGCTTCAGCGCCGGAGTTACAGAAAAAAGCGTTGTCCATATTGGCAAGATGGCAAAGTTTTTCACCCAATAGTTGTTGCTCTTGAATGTGCACGGTATTAGAAACATGCCATAACTTATTGGTTTGCTCGACAAGTGCGGCATTAATCGCAGCGTGAGTATGGCCTAAATTCGTGACGGCAATACCACTGATGGCATCAAGGTAATCAATACCATCATCACTGGTTAACCAACAGCCTTTACCTTTAGAAAAATAAATAGGCTGCGGGGTATAGGTCCCCATTAAATAAGCATCGTCAGTTTTATAAGTATCTGCAGCAATAGGGTTTAGCATCATGGCAATTCCACAGGTTTAAAATCTGGAATGCTAGAAAGAACCTTAATGCCTTCACGACTTACTTCTAATATGCGTTTTTCATCTTCGGCAACGAGTACTTGAGAGCGGTAGCCTTCACTTGCAGGGAAGCGTTCTAAAATATCACGCAGTGCGGCTTTAGGATTCTGCAGCTGTACAATTTCAACGTTACAGAGTGCTTTCTCGTGTTGAGATATTTGGATTTGATATTTCATTGGCTTAGCGACCTCGATCGCCCTCCATTGTTTGCATTGAAATGCAGTAATAAAAGCTTGATAATTATGTACTAGTACAATACTATCTTTGTATGAATACATTATATCCTCCAATATCCAGTGCTGTCGAGATCGCCAATTATTTTTCTTCATTGATACGTAATGAAGACATGCAGCCAGGCGACTCATTACCTTCAGTTCGCCAGCTTGCGGGCGACCTTGGTATTAACCCCAATACGGTCGCCAGTGCTTACGCAAAATTGCGTGATGCAGGACTGATTACAACGGGCGGAAGGCGCGGCAGCCGTGTGGCTGAGCGACAAACAACGTTTGATATTGGCTCGGGCGCTATTGATGGTTTATTTGATTTATCACAAGGCAATATGGATCCAGACTTGATCCCTAGCTTGTCGCTGTTAAGTGGTTTCAAAAACAAAAATATCTCTGGATATGACATAAATATAAATTCTCCAGAGTTACTTAACACAGCCAGTTATTGGTTTTTAGAGCAAAAAATACCTGAATTAGAGATTGGAGTTTTCTCGGGTGCTTTAGATGCAATGGAAAGAGCACTGCGAGCGAGAACATTACCGGGGGATCGAGTTTGGGTAGAAGATCCTTGTTGGCCGCCACTTTTGAAGTTATTGAACTATCTGCATTTAAAAGCAGTGCCACTGTCGATGGACAGCGAAGGTTGCACACTACCAGCGAATGATGGAAAAGTGTGCAGTGCGGTCATTCTTACCCCTCGGGCTCAAAATCCAACAGGTA
Protein-coding sequences here:
- a CDS encoding CBS domain containing protein, producing MNNNAANTIEINNHTVADLMSSNVLCVYEGWTIQRLAEFFLKNEISGAPVIASDHELVGVVSVSDIFRFENADDESKSEALRRCYRDSTGIDIASREDLVNWSKNSQTSCTVHQIMAKQVISVGIDSRLSDVSATMIENDIHRVFVTKNEKIVGIVSALDILRKLPMAQHKKQGHA
- a CDS encoding AzlC-like family protein translates to MSGFSYDEYKFSSEIYIFMSSQNTPSTLYSSHWKAWFAGALAVMPLSIAVIPWGILAGSLAMDAGLNPFESQAMSAIVFAGAAQLVAVGMIKAGIGITSILITTILITSRHLLYSMAMREQISPLPLKWRLSLGFLLTDELFAIIANNKDQANKPLNPWYALGGGLSFYLTWNIASAAGILIGNTIPNLDSWGLDFAIAATFIAIVAPQINRPSILICVLVSLVCSVVCELFQVPSSLLIASLLGMTCGTLYAKATGEGE
- a CDS encoding Glutamine amidotransferase class-I — encoded protein: MKAFVIQHLHFEDLGNLQPALLEAGYSVEYFDAVNPEHLDIVETTFCDLLIVLGGPIGVYEETLYPFLAQEKRIIQSRIENKQPLIGICLGAQLIASALGAKVYPGGVKEIGWKTITATENNQFSILNQQSVLHWHGDTFDLPKGAARIFSSDLYPNQGFTYGENVLALQFHIEVQPHRIEEWLVGHACEISSLDTESVKTIRHDTATYAPRLQSLAHDMWIKWLSSQNH
- a CDS encoding Acetylornithine and succinylornithine aminotransferase family protein produces the protein MLNPIAADTYKTDDAYLMGTYTPQPIYFSKGKGCWLTSDDGIDYLDAISGIAVTNLGHTHAAINAALVEQTNKLWHVSNTVHIQEQQLLGEKLCHLANMDNAFFCNSGAEANETALKLARLHGHKKGIKNPLVIVMSGAFHGRTLAMLSATDSPNARHGFGPLVEGFLELPFNDMNALDNLGENKKDIVAVLIEPIQGESGVRIASPEYLNKLSTMCSDNDWLLMLDEIQSGIGRTGSWFSYQNFNLKPDIITLAKALGNGFPIGACLASGKAASLFTPGSHGSTFTGINYER
- a CDS encoding Putative transcriptional regulator (GntR family), yielding MNTLYPPISSAVEIANYFSSLIRNEDMQPGDSLPSVRQLAGDLGINPNTVASAYAKLRDAGLITTGGRRGSRVAERQTTFDIGSGAIDGLFDLSQGNMDPDLIPSLSLLSGFKNKNISGYDININSPELLNTASYWFLEQKIPELEIGVFSGALDAMERALRARTLPGDRVWVEDPCWPPLLKLLNYLHLKAVPLSMDSEGCTLPANDGKVCSAVILTPRAQNPTGISLTPARASEWTGFFKDHPDCLLIIDDFWGPLTDKSFPIIENPQAQLYILSLSKFLGPDLRISIVNGSSQVVAEMQRQQLIGPRWVSHILQDAAASLWKIAVTKNLLDIATESYQLRRKQLLNALPQDITSDLLLGDGIHLWIPVLSETAVVQHMAAKGWAIQEGSPFRLNSPSAVRISLGNVKENTINQLASDLIESLKTSEAGERRIN